TAGAGCGGCAACACCTACTGCAGCTGCAGAATTAGCAGTTCCAGTATTAAAAGAAGAGTTAATAAAAATTCGTGAAAAACAAATGCGTTTATACAATGCATTAAATAATCAGTTGAAACATAAACGGGCTAACTATGATAAATTGAGTCAGTCAGTGATGTTTAAGCAACCGAATAGATTATACGAAGCCTTTTACTTACAATTAGATGGTTTAGACAGACGTTTGAAACAAACCATTATAAATACATTGCATGAAAAACAAACGCAGTGGCAAAAGCAATCTGAAAAATTAATGCTTAAAAATCCTTCAGAACAAATAAAAAGACGTCATCAAGAGCTTACTTTTTTTGAGCAATCACTTAATCGTTCGATGCAACAGCTGTTACTTAATAAAGAAAAGCATTTTTATCAAGCTACTGAATCACTTGATTTATTAAGTCCTTTAAAAACAATGAGCAGAGGATATAGTTATGTTACGAAACAACAACATATTGTAAAAAGCGTATCAGATGTTAAAATTGAAGATGAAGTGACGTTAAATGTATCAGATGGTAAAATAATAACAATTGTAAAAGAAATAGAAAGCGATGGGATGATATGACCAAAGAAAAACAAACATTTGAAGAATCAATGGAAGAGTTAGAAACGATTATTAAAGGGCTTGAATCAGGGGATGTTCCGTTAGAAATAGCTTTAGAAAAATTTCAACGTGGTGTAGAATTAAGTAAGCAGTGTCAAGAAACATTAGCTAATGCCGAAAAGACCTTAACAAAAGTCATGAGTCAAGATGGTCAAGAAATAGAGTTTGAAGCTAAAGGAGAGTAATGATGACAAATTATTCTGATTTTGTCGCAATGAATGCACCAAAGATTGAACAAAGTATTTGTGAATTTATTCGGGAAGAAACGATTGGAGAAGAATTAACTAAATCAATGATTTATTCTATTAAAGCGGGTGGAAAAAAATTTCGTCCACTTCTTTTTTTAGCAACGTTAGATTTATTTGATTACTCTATTACACAGTCTGAATATGATGTGGCAAGTTCACTTGAAATGATTCATACCTATTCGTTGATTCATGATGATTTGCCAGCGATGGATGATGATGACTTACGTCGTGGAATGCCAACAAATCATATTGAATTTGGAGAAGCGTTAGCTATTTTAGCAGGAGATGGGTTGTTAACTGAAGCGTTTCACTTATTATCTTTGGCTGATATTGAGTCTGAAAAGCTAGTTAAAATCATGGAGATATTATCAGCTAGTGCTGGTACAAAAGGAATGATTGCAGGACAAGTAGAAGATATACAGGCTGAGAATAAACCAGTTTCTTTGGAAGAGTTGCAGAAAATTCATGAGAAAAAAACAGGAGCATTAATAAAAAGTGCTGTCGAAATGGCGTGTATTATAGCGGATGTTAATATCTTTGTTCAGGATAAACTAGAACAGTATGCAACTGCTTTAGGGATTGCATTTCAAATTCGTGATGATTTACTTGATGTTATTGGGGATGAAGCATTAATCGGTAAACACACTGGTAGTGATGAAAAG
This genomic stretch from Vagococcus sp. CY52-2 harbors:
- a CDS encoding polyprenyl synthetase family protein, whose product is MTNYSDFVAMNAPKIEQSICEFIREETIGEELTKSMIYSIKAGGKKFRPLLFLATLDLFDYSITQSEYDVASSLEMIHTYSLIHDDLPAMDDDDLRRGMPTNHIEFGEALAILAGDGLLTEAFHLLSLADIESEKLVKIMEILSASAGTKGMIAGQVEDIQAENKPVSLEELQKIHEKKTGALIKSAVEMACIIADVNIFVQDKLEQYATALGIAFQIRDDLLDVIGDEALIGKHTGSDEKLNKSTYVSLLGLSGARKAFYEKCDEAKEALNQVKLELKRPIIDLTILDEILKELKEIE
- a CDS encoding exodeoxyribonuclease VII small subunit yields the protein MTKEKQTFEESMEELETIIKGLESGDVPLEIALEKFQRGVELSKQCQETLANAEKTLTKVMSQDGQEIEFEAKGE